A single genomic interval of Spinacia oleracea cultivar Varoflay chromosome 6, BTI_SOV_V1, whole genome shotgun sequence harbors:
- the LOC130462832 gene encoding cysteine-rich receptor-like protein kinase 10, giving the protein MISAALPNLSYNLKQKMHKKLLLCLCLCLITIFNNNIPVLADPPYWRCRASNNNNNNNNNNNNNNNTAISLFQTNVDNLLLSLSSNASISKFYNMSVTKTGNNNNNNNNTAYGLYLCYEYVTLENCRTSMIMATEAIHRLCPNSTDATVWGEQSLLHISNKRFFSHLDLSEDINKYNTKLVPEPEKFRSVVNKTLHNLALKAAFNTSSSSSSDHIMYATQSVAFTGGHNIYSLVQCTLDLSSIDCQRCLQNAIVEVLGLDNYRFRGGRLLSKSCYLRYEYYAFYEGKTSEDPVGQGKQWKARFVAIGLACVLAVLAGSCVFYFLLRRKFQDFRGMDSPLFDLASIQSATDNFSEKHKLGEGGFGPVFKGILQDGTKVAVKRLSNTSDQGTDEFTNEVLLIMKLQHKNLVRLLGFCVERAERLLIYELMPSGGLDSWLYDPQKSAQMTWSKRLDIINGIAHGVLYLHEDSRLTIIHRDLKPGNILLDSDLNPKISDFGNARIYGTETEASTVTVIGTYGYMAPEYAMEGMYSVKSDVFSFGIILLEIITGRVSIGFHLTGNGPSLQAYAWKLWVQGKWKELMVPLLKSNDSWDITNEFLRCLHIGLLCVQEDPSERPTMSFVVHMLKHESVNLKPPKQPAFTVGRFGDHYEISSRISNTIRCFDLRDISGR; this is encoded by the exons atgattAGTGCAGCTCTTCCAAATCTTTCCTACAATCTAAAACAGAAAATGCATAAAAAACTTCTGCTTTGTCTTTGTCTTTGCCTTATTACCATCTTCAACAACAACATTCCTGTTCTTGCTGATCCTCCATACTGGCGTTGCCGAGcttcaaacaacaacaacaacaacaacaacaacaacaacaacaacaacaacacagcaatCAGTCTTTTCCAAACCAATGTTGACAACCTTCTACTTTCACTCTCTTCAAATGCTTCTATCTCAAAATTCTACAACATGTCCGTCACCAAAActggcaacaacaacaacaacaacaacaacacagcataTGGGCTTTACCTTTGCTACGAATACGTCACACTCGAAAACTGCAGAACAAGCATGATAATGGCAACAGAAGCAATTCACAGACTCTGTCCGAATTCAACTGATGCAACAGTTTGGGGTGAACAAAGTCTGCTTCATATCTCTAACAAAAGATTCTTTAGCCATTTAGATTTGAGTGAAGATATTAACAAGTATAACACCAAATTAGTACCAGAACCAGAGAAGTTCAGATCAGTTGTAAACAAAACCTTACATAATCTTGCTCTCAAGGCTGCTTTTaatacttcttcttcttcttcctcggaTCATATCATGTATGCAACTCAGTCTGTTGCTTTTACAGGTGGGCATAACATATATAGTCTTGTGCAGTGTACTTTAGACTTGTCTTCAATCGATTGTCAACGTTGTCTGCAAAATGCTATTGTGGAAGTTCTTGGTTTGGATAACTATCGATTTCGAGGTGGAAGACTTCTTAGTAAAAGTTGTTATTTAAGGTACGAGTATTACGCTTTCTATGAAGGAAAAACATCAGAAGATCCTGTAGGTCAGGGTAAACAGTGGAAAGCTCGATTTGTTGCAATTGGGTTGGCTTGTGTTCTAGCAGTTCTTGCAGGATCCTGtgttttttactttttactGAGAAGAAAGTTTCAAG ATTTTCGAGGAATGGACAGTCCCTTGTTTGATTTGGCTAGTATTCAATCTGCCACAGATAACTTCTCTGAGAAACATAAACTAGGAGAAGGCGGTTTTGGCCCTGTGTTCAAG GGAATTCTACAAGACGGAACCAAAGTTGCTGTCAAACGGCTCTCCAACACATCTGATCAAGGAACAGATGAATTTACCAATGAAGTTCTTCTGATAATGAAGCTTCAACACAAGAATCTGGTCAGGCTGTTGGGATTTTGTGTAGAGAGAGCTGAAAGGCTGCTGATCTATGAACTTATGCCTTCTGGCGGCTTAGATTCATGGCTTTATG ATCCACAGAAAAGTGCACAAATGACATGGAGTAAAAGACTTGACATAATCAATGGGATTGCTCATGGAGTCCTGTATCTGCACGAAGATTCCCGACTGACTATCATACACCGAGACTTAAAGCCTGGTAATATACTGTTAGACTCAGACCTGAATCCTAAGATTTCAGACTTTGGTAATGCCAGAATTTATGGAACTGAAACTGAAGCAAGTACTGTCACTGTAATTGGTACATA TGGGTACATGGCACCTGAGTATGCAATGGAAGGAATGTATTCTGTAAAATCCGATGTTTTCAGCTTCGGAATCATATTGTTGGAGATAATAACAGGAAGAGTAAGCATTGGATTTCATCTGACAGGGAATGGTCCTAGTCTCCAAGCTTAT GCATGGAAATTGTGGgtccaaggaaaatggaaagaaCTTATGGTACCATTGCTGAAAAGTAATGATTCATGGGATATCACTAATGAGTTCTTAAGATGTTTGCATATTGGATTACTCTGTGTTCAAGAGGATCCATCTGAACGACCAACTATGTCGTTTGTTGTTCACATGTTGAAGCATGAAAGTGTAAATCTGAAGCCTCCGAAACAACCTGCATTTACTGTTGGAAGGTTTGGTGATCACTATGAAATAAGTTCTAGAATATCCAATACTATAAGATGTTTTGATCTTCGAGATATTTCTGGTCGATGA